The following coding sequences lie in one Kamptonema formosum PCC 6407 genomic window:
- a CDS encoding PAS domain S-box protein, which produces MMPLKYLIAQIIKVSGKVPLGTVLVVPFTLQTFAAVALTGWLSLRNGQKAVNNVATQLRSEVTARIQQHLYSYVETPHTINQININAFRLGLLDLHDSEGLKRYLFKQIQSFDTIGYIQFSSEEKEFIGVERLDNGQLRIGVCDQSTNYDFHSYGLDNLGNISKLLKVTPNYDPRPRPWYTAAVKAGKAKWSKIYTYIGFPKLGITAARPVYGNQGELLGVIGADLVLSQINQFLRSLEIGRSGETFIIERSGELVANSTPESPFFGRNNDPKRMSAIGSPNPLIRSTAQHLVESFGDFNKIKSSQQSDFILDGNRQFVQVTPLSDGRGLDWLIVVVVPEADFMDEINANTRTTILLCLGALIVATLLGILTSKWIVGPIERLSKAAEAFSRGEWEGELQVNRSQELGVLARSFNSMAGQLQESFATLEERVETATEELQEALVYLSAIVDNLADGLLVIDQNGKIARFNPALLILFDLSEINLEGKEYQEVFGSEITQLMEHSKSCPRDVFTLEIPLAGGRTGKAAVTAILKDDNNLRGSLIRDQQSLDTTANGKSQFPITQEKYSVANHRCSIPISQSSKIAYLGTVILIRDITAEKEAEAEKMGLIASLQKSQKKLALHFQQTPVGVIEWKVNFEVSEWNPGAEQIFGYSREEALGRNGIELLIPNTDLSYIHQLWAELSTNRGGRRSTNENVRKDGKIILCEWYNTTLIDDDGNVVGVASLVQDVTELQRIVGELRASEERFRQMAENIHEVFWMIDPNQKQILYVSPACEQIWGCSRQSLYENPQCLASAIHPDDRERVMSFIEKNTQAEYDREYRILRPDGSICWIRDRAFPIYNDVGEIYRIVGIAEDITQRKLAEEFQKVAQSAVAANQAKSAFLANMSHELRTPLNAIIGYSDLLKEDAEDLGAEEFISDLDRIQRAGKHLLGLISDILDISKIEAGRMELYLENFNPVDLIEEVIATVEPLVMKNSNKLEVSFGSNLDEMYADPTKTRQILLNLLSNAAKFTKDGTITITLTKDEKVGNEEIFNGDIESEGDYLCFLLFQVADTGIGMSATQLEHLFQPFMQGDTSTTRQYGGTGLGLAISRHFCLMMGGDIEVESKLGSGSVFTVRLPVKC; this is translated from the coding sequence ATGATGCCGCTAAAATATCTGATCGCCCAGATTATAAAAGTATCAGGAAAAGTGCCTCTTGGCACTGTCCTAGTAGTACCCTTCACACTCCAGACTTTTGCGGCCGTAGCACTGACAGGGTGGCTCTCGCTGCGGAATGGGCAAAAGGCTGTCAATAACGTGGCAACGCAACTTCGCAGCGAAGTAACTGCCCGCATCCAGCAACACCTTTACAGTTACGTAGAAACACCTCATACTATCAATCAAATTAACATCAATGCCTTCCGCCTTGGTCTTTTAGATTTACACGACTCCGAAGGCCTTAAGCGCTATCTCTTTAAACAAATTCAAAGTTTTGATACTATCGGCTACATTCAGTTCTCCTCAGAAGAAAAAGAGTTTATTGGCGTGGAACGCCTTGATAATGGTCAATTGCGAATTGGAGTTTGCGACCAATCCACTAACTACGACTTTCATAGCTATGGTCTCGATAACTTAGGTAATATTTCCAAGCTGTTAAAAGTCACCCCTAACTACGATCCCCGGCCTCGCCCCTGGTATACAGCCGCAGTTAAAGCTGGCAAAGCGAAATGGAGCAAAATTTACACATATATTGGCTTTCCCAAACTGGGTATTACTGCTGCTAGACCAGTTTATGGCAATCAAGGGGAACTCTTAGGTGTAATTGGTGCTGACCTGGTACTCTCCCAGATTAATCAATTCCTGCGAAGTCTGGAAATTGGTCGATCGGGAGAGACTTTTATCATCGAACGCTCTGGAGAACTGGTGGCAAATTCAACTCCTGAATCGCCTTTTTTTGGTCGTAATAATGACCCTAAACGAATGTCGGCAATAGGTAGTCCAAATCCACTGATTCGCTCGACGGCGCAGCATTTAGTTGAAAGCTTTGGGGATTTTAATAAAATTAAAAGCAGCCAACAATCGGATTTCATCCTCGATGGAAATCGCCAATTCGTTCAGGTGACACCGCTTTCTGATGGTAGAGGCCTTGATTGGTTGATTGTGGTTGTTGTGCCAGAAGCAGATTTCATGGATGAAATTAACGCCAATACTCGTACTACTATCTTGCTCTGTTTGGGTGCGCTGATAGTAGCGACGCTACTAGGAATTCTGACTTCTAAATGGATTGTGGGGCCGATTGAGCGTTTGAGCAAAGCTGCGGAGGCTTTTTCACGGGGAGAATGGGAAGGGGAACTACAAGTAAATCGCTCGCAGGAATTGGGGGTTTTGGCTCGGTCTTTTAACAGCATGGCTGGTCAGTTGCAAGAGTCTTTCGCTACTTTGGAAGAGCGAGTGGAAACTGCTACTGAGGAACTTCAGGAAGCTCTAGTTTATTTGAGTGCCATCGTCGATAATTTGGCTGATGGTTTGTTAGTAATTGACCAAAATGGAAAGATTGCCCGCTTTAATCCAGCTCTTTTAATTCTATTTGATTTGAGCGAAATTAACCTTGAGGGCAAAGAGTACCAAGAGGTGTTTGGGAGTGAGATAACTCAATTAATGGAACACAGTAAGAGCTGTCCCAGAGATGTTTTTACATTGGAAATCCCTTTGGCTGGGGGTCGCACGGGTAAGGCGGCTGTAACGGCTATTTTGAAAGACGATAATAATCTGCGTGGCTCCCTAATTCGAGATCAGCAAAGTCTGGATACTACCGCTAATGGTAAGTCACAATTTCCAATTACTCAGGAGAAATATTCAGTTGCTAACCATCGGTGTTCGATTCCCATTTCCCAATCTAGTAAAATAGCTTATTTAGGAACAGTGATTCTAATTCGAGATATTACTGCTGAGAAAGAGGCCGAAGCGGAAAAGATGGGGTTGATAGCTTCTCTGCAAAAATCTCAGAAAAAATTAGCTCTACATTTTCAGCAAACGCCGGTGGGCGTGATTGAATGGAAGGTGAATTTTGAGGTCTCTGAATGGAATCCAGGGGCGGAACAAATTTTTGGATATAGCCGCGAAGAAGCTTTAGGGCGCAATGGGATCGAGCTTTTAATTCCTAACACAGATTTAAGTTACATCCATCAGCTTTGGGCAGAGTTATCGACAAATCGGGGAGGGAGGCGCAGCACTAATGAGAATGTAAGGAAAGACGGTAAGATTATTTTATGTGAGTGGTACAACACGACTTTAATTGATGATGATGGTAATGTGGTAGGAGTAGCTTCTTTAGTTCAGGATGTAACGGAACTACAACGCATAGTCGGCGAGCTACGAGCTTCTGAGGAGCGTTTTCGCCAAATGGCAGAAAATATCCATGAGGTTTTTTGGATGATTGACCCCAATCAAAAGCAGATACTCTATGTAAGTCCTGCTTGCGAGCAAATTTGGGGTTGCAGTCGTCAAAGTTTATACGAAAATCCGCAATGTTTGGCAAGTGCAATTCATCCCGATGACCGCGAGCGGGTGATGTCTTTTATTGAGAAAAATACGCAAGCAGAGTACGATCGAGAATACCGGATTTTGCGTCCTGACGGTTCTATTTGCTGGATTCGCGATCGCGCTTTTCCGATATATAATGACGTGGGGGAAATTTACCGCATTGTGGGCATTGCGGAGGATATTACTCAACGTAAACTCGCAGAAGAATTTCAAAAAGTTGCCCAATCTGCGGTTGCAGCTAATCAAGCCAAAAGTGCTTTTTTAGCAAATATGAGTCACGAATTACGTACTCCTCTTAATGCAATTATTGGTTACAGCGATCTGTTGAAAGAAGATGCTGAAGATTTGGGAGCTGAAGAATTTATCTCGGATTTAGATAGGATTCAGAGGGCGGGAAAACATCTGTTAGGCTTGATTAGTGATATTCTTGATATTTCTAAGATTGAAGCGGGAAGGATGGAACTTTACCTGGAAAATTTCAATCCTGTAGATTTGATTGAGGAAGTAATTGCTACTGTAGAACCGCTAGTTATGAAAAATTCTAATAAGTTGGAGGTTTCTTTTGGAAGCAATCTGGATGAAATGTATGCCGATCCTACTAAGACTCGCCAAATATTACTTAATTTGCTGAGTAATGCAGCTAAGTTTACTAAGGATGGTACTATTACTATTACTCTTACTAAGGATGAAAAGGTAGGAAATGAAGAAATATTTAATGGTGATATAGAAAGTGAAGGAGATTATTTATGTTTCTTGTTGTTCCAAGTGGCTGATACTGGAATTGGGATGTCCGCCACGCAATTAGAGCATTTATTTCAACCTTTTATGCAAGGGGATACGTCTACTACGAGGCAATATGGTGGTACGGGGTTGGGATTGGCGATTAGCCGCCACTTTTGCTTAATGATGGGTGGTGATATTGAAGTTGAGAGTAAGTTGGGTTCTGGGTCTGTTTTTACTGTTAGGCTACCAGTTAAGTGTTAA
- a CDS encoding protein kinase domain-containing protein has translation MKEGQTLKGRYKIIQDLKRGAFGRTYCAEDEQDSQGSLYVVKQLQPNTTNPAILDEARRRFELEASTLEKLGDHDQIPKLLAHFEENQEFYLVQDFVDGQDLSREITEGKRWNESDVVTMLVDVLEVLEYIHQQNVIHRDIKPSNLIRRKSDHKIVLIDFGAVKEIETLVINTSGQTSGSVIGTPGYMPIEHLGGRPRFNSDIYALGMTAIQAITGVVPLRLPRDSQTDEVVWRNVVEVNEQLADILDKMVRSQSRDRYQSATEVLDDLRVVVNEIRGLHRIGQILDKRYKIISLLGEGRFGQTYLALDQRRTDNARCVIKQLKLQANHPLIVREARRIFETEAQVMYSLGKNELIPELLGEFEENQEFYLVWEFIEGEEVSKEIAHNRFNEEQVVDLLQDVLLTLAFAHEQTIHCDIKPDNLIRRSLDGRVMLTDFGSVKQISTLVVNYQGQLSITNVIGTPGYMPKEQQAGNPRPNSDIYALGMTAIHALTGVFPAELGQEPNTGEVNWRSLRQASPTQAQVSENLGAILDKMVLSYFRSRYESVDEVLNDLRKVHSTPKVAGELEIHPYFELEDGDFFELEASRESALLPARDKSEIHSDSETRNGAMQQRVADSNQAKTEDLVAVPPAIEEEATATKLPLTTAIVTLPTSHRKILPISLAILAVLLTVGGIFIWPSVQFIYLLNQCNGLIEAEQGEEAVQACDRAIAIKPNDPEALKDQGDALSSLERYEAALVTYDKALQYKPDFYQAWNTKGQVLYKLQRYNEALEAHEKAIAIAPTDAKGLNGRGVAMIGLGKYDDALVAFDKAIATNPDDSQAWENKGLALEYLQRTQDAGGAYKEAIALLDNQLKQKPENVKAWVDKGRVLGKLQRHTEALAAYDNAIQIKSDFYPAWIGKGSTLFFMQRFQDALNAYDKAVEIRPKYYLPWHNRGSVLSDGLQRYENALASYQKAIDLNPNFFPALRDQGKALMQLQKYEDAIAAFDKALKINPNDYPSWGSRGIALTKLQRYDEALAAFDKAIAINSNDPLAWANRAWALEQWGRSEDAIAAYNKAIEIKPDFQPAIEARKMLLEKLGLQ, from the coding sequence ATGAAAGAAGGACAAACGCTAAAAGGACGCTATAAAATCATTCAAGACCTCAAGAGAGGAGCTTTTGGCAGAACTTACTGCGCCGAAGATGAGCAGGATTCTCAAGGAAGCTTGTACGTTGTCAAACAACTTCAGCCAAATACAACTAATCCGGCAATTTTAGACGAAGCGCGACGGAGATTTGAACTAGAAGCTTCAACTTTGGAAAAGTTGGGCGATCACGATCAAATCCCTAAACTTTTAGCTCATTTTGAGGAAAATCAAGAATTTTATTTAGTTCAGGATTTTGTTGACGGTCAAGATTTGAGCCGAGAAATTACTGAAGGTAAGCGGTGGAATGAAAGCGATGTGGTGACGATGTTGGTGGATGTTCTGGAAGTTTTAGAGTACATCCATCAGCAAAATGTGATTCACCGCGATATTAAACCATCTAATTTAATTAGGCGTAAGTCCGACCACAAAATTGTGCTGATTGACTTTGGCGCGGTAAAAGAAATAGAAACTTTAGTAATTAATACGTCAGGGCAAACGAGTGGTTCTGTGATCGGTACGCCGGGGTATATGCCGATTGAACATTTGGGGGGAAGACCGCGTTTTAATAGCGATATTTATGCCTTGGGAATGACTGCTATTCAAGCGATAACTGGGGTAGTTCCTCTGAGATTGCCGCGAGATTCCCAAACAGATGAAGTGGTCTGGCGGAATGTGGTAGAAGTGAACGAACAGCTAGCAGATATTTTAGATAAAATGGTCAGGTCGCAATCTCGCGATCGCTATCAGTCAGCAACGGAAGTTTTAGACGATCTGCGGGTTGTAGTTAATGAAATCCGGGGACTGCACAGAATAGGACAAATATTAGATAAGCGTTATAAAATTATTAGTTTGTTGGGAGAAGGGAGATTTGGACAAACTTATTTGGCTCTAGATCAGCGCCGAACTGATAATGCTCGCTGTGTTATTAAGCAACTTAAGCTGCAAGCAAATCATCCTTTGATTGTACGGGAAGCAAGAAGAATATTTGAAACTGAAGCCCAAGTTATGTACAGTTTGGGTAAAAACGAATTGATTCCAGAACTGTTGGGGGAGTTTGAAGAAAATCAAGAATTTTATTTAGTTTGGGAATTTATAGAAGGTGAAGAAGTTAGTAAAGAAATTGCCCACAATCGATTTAATGAAGAGCAGGTAGTTGACCTTTTACAAGATGTTCTTTTAACTCTGGCTTTTGCTCACGAACAAACTATTCACTGCGATATTAAACCTGATAATTTAATCCGGCGTTCCTTGGATGGCAGGGTGATGTTAACTGATTTCGGTTCAGTTAAGCAAATTAGCACTTTAGTAGTGAATTATCAAGGGCAATTGAGCATTACTAATGTTATCGGTACACCTGGATATATGCCGAAGGAACAGCAAGCTGGAAATCCGCGCCCTAATAGTGATATTTATGCTTTGGGGATGACGGCGATTCATGCTTTAACAGGGGTATTTCCAGCAGAATTAGGTCAAGAACCAAATACGGGGGAGGTGAATTGGCGAAGCCTACGGCAGGCTTCGCCAACGCAAGCTCAAGTTAGTGAGAATTTAGGGGCAATTTTAGATAAGATGGTGCTCAGCTATTTTCGCTCGCGTTATGAATCTGTAGATGAAGTCCTTAATGATTTGCGGAAGGTTCACAGCACTCCCAAGGTGGCAGGCGAGTTAGAAATTCATCCATATTTTGAGTTAGAAGATGGCGATTTTTTTGAGTTAGAAGCTAGTAGGGAGAGTGCCTTGCTACCTGCTAGGGACAAGTCAGAAATTCACTCGGATTCCGAGACAAGAAATGGGGCAATGCAACAGCGGGTAGCTGATAGCAATCAAGCTAAAACAGAGGATTTAGTGGCAGTTCCTCCCGCGATCGAGGAAGAAGCGACTGCTACTAAATTACCTCTAACGACAGCGATCGTTACTCTCCCTACATCGCATCGAAAAATTTTGCCTATTTCTCTGGCAATATTAGCCGTTTTGCTGACTGTAGGCGGCATATTTATCTGGCCGTCTGTACAATTTATTTATTTGTTGAATCAATGTAATGGGTTGATTGAGGCGGAACAAGGAGAAGAAGCAGTACAGGCGTGCGATCGCGCCATAGCTATTAAACCAAACGATCCCGAAGCTTTGAAGGATCAAGGCGACGCACTATCTAGTTTAGAACGCTATGAGGCGGCGCTGGTAACTTATGATAAGGCGCTACAATATAAGCCAGATTTTTATCAAGCTTGGAACACGAAGGGCCAAGTTTTATACAAATTACAACGTTATAATGAGGCCCTGGAGGCCCACGAAAAGGCGATCGCGATCGCGCCAACAGATGCTAAGGGTTTGAATGGTAGAGGCGTGGCGATGATTGGTTTGGGTAAGTATGATGATGCTTTGGTAGCTTTTGATAAGGCGATCGCGACTAACCCAGATGACTCCCAAGCGTGGGAAAATAAGGGCTTAGCATTGGAGTATTTGCAGCGAACTCAAGATGCAGGAGGCGCATACAAAGAAGCGATCGCTTTACTTGATAATCAGCTTAAACAAAAGCCAGAGAATGTCAAGGCATGGGTAGATAAAGGCCGCGTATTGGGTAAATTGCAGCGTCATACAGAGGCGTTAGCCGCCTATGATAATGCCATTCAAATTAAATCAGATTTTTATCCGGCGTGGATTGGTAAAGGTAGTACCCTATTTTTCATGCAGCGCTTTCAAGATGCGTTGAATGCTTACGATAAGGCGGTGGAAATTCGCCCGAAATACTATTTACCTTGGCATAATCGGGGTTCCGTATTGTCGGATGGGTTACAGCGTTATGAAAATGCTTTAGCTTCTTATCAAAAGGCGATCGATCTTAACCCCAATTTTTTCCCTGCTTTGCGAGATCAAGGTAAGGCGCTGATGCAGTTGCAGAAATATGAAGACGCGATCGCAGCTTTTGACAAGGCGCTGAAAATCAATCCCAATGACTATCCATCTTGGGGTAGTAGAGGGATTGCTTTGACTAAGCTACAGCGTTATGATGAAGCCTTAGCAGCTTTTGATAAGGCGATCGCGATTAATTCAAATGACCCCCTAGCTTGGGCCAATCGCGCTTGGGCCTTGGAACAGTGGGGACGCTCTGAGGATGCGATCGCGGCCTATAATAAAGCAATTGAAATTAAGCCAGATTTTCAACCTGCGATCGAAGCCAGAAAAATGTTATTGGAGAAGTTGGGACTACAATAA
- a CDS encoding glutathione S-transferase family protein, with product MLRLYEFSSSGNCYKIRLLLTQLGIAFERIEVDILKGESRTPEFLLKNPNGRIPVLEIEPGKFLAESNAIMFYLGEETDFFPTDKFQRAEVMKWLFFEQYSHEPFIATSRFWISILNKADEYREALNQKRAPGYAALGVMERHLEKHQFFVGDRYTIADIGLFAYTHVADEGGFDLAGFPAIQNWIERVKNQPGYISIKKGLGARG from the coding sequence ATGCTACGATTGTACGAGTTTTCATCTTCTGGCAATTGCTACAAAATTCGCCTACTTTTGACACAGTTGGGAATTGCTTTTGAACGCATTGAGGTTGATATTCTCAAAGGGGAAAGTCGCACTCCAGAATTTTTACTAAAAAATCCTAATGGTCGCATTCCTGTTTTAGAAATTGAACCTGGTAAATTTCTGGCGGAGTCGAATGCGATTATGTTTTACTTGGGTGAAGAAACTGATTTTTTCCCGACTGATAAGTTTCAACGCGCAGAAGTGATGAAATGGTTATTTTTTGAACAATACAGTCACGAACCTTTTATTGCTACTTCTAGATTTTGGATTTCGATTTTAAATAAAGCTGATGAATATCGAGAGGCGCTTAATCAAAAACGCGCACCTGGTTATGCGGCGTTAGGTGTGATGGAAAGGCATTTGGAAAAGCATCAGTTTTTTGTAGGCGATCGCTACACTATTGCTGACATCGGTTTGTTTGCCTATACTCACGTTGCTGACGAAGGCGGATTTGATCTAGCAGGATTTCCCGCGATTCAAAATTGGATTGAACGAGTTAAAAATCAGCCGGGATATATCAGCATAAAGAAGGGGCTAGGGGCTAGGGGCTAG